In Streptomyces sp. P3, one DNA window encodes the following:
- a CDS encoding serine hydrolase, protein MTHRTARSRRGLVATALGAAVLVTGVATAAPASAATPTVTCTSSKAALATKLKKDITAALVGRKGTIAVGLYDRTTNTTCTLRASTAYDSASVVKVTVLSALLWDAQNAGRTLTSREKSLATAMITKSDNASTSTLWKQLGVTKIKKFLAAAKMTQTKPGANNYWGLTQITVTDEQKLLKLIHARNTVLTDASRTYVSTLMGKVVSAQRWGTPYGRPANVSWHVKNGWLSRATQGWRVHSVGTFKGGGHDYVMTVLTHGNSTMNYGIATIQGVAKVVHKDLAAS, encoded by the coding sequence ATGACTCACCGGACCGCAAGAAGCAGAAGGGGACTGGTCGCCACGGCGCTCGGCGCCGCCGTCCTCGTCACCGGCGTGGCCACCGCCGCACCCGCCTCGGCCGCAACGCCCACCGTCACCTGCACGTCGAGCAAGGCCGCTCTGGCCACCAAGCTGAAGAAGGACATCACCGCCGCGCTGGTGGGTCGCAAGGGCACGATCGCCGTGGGTCTCTACGACCGCACCACGAACACCACCTGCACCCTGCGCGCCTCCACCGCCTACGACTCGGCCAGCGTGGTCAAGGTGACCGTCCTGTCCGCGCTGCTGTGGGACGCGCAGAACGCCGGCCGCACGCTGACCAGCCGGGAGAAGTCGCTCGCCACCGCCATGATCACCAAGTCGGACAACGCCTCCACCTCCACCCTGTGGAAGCAGCTCGGCGTGACGAAGATCAAGAAGTTCCTGGCCGCGGCGAAGATGACCCAGACCAAGCCCGGCGCGAACAACTACTGGGGTCTGACCCAGATCACCGTCACCGACGAGCAGAAGCTGCTCAAGCTGATCCACGCCCGCAACACGGTGCTGACCGACGCCTCGCGCACCTATGTCAGCACCCTGATGGGCAAGGTCGTCTCCGCGCAGCGCTGGGGCACCCCGTACGGCCGGCCCGCGAACGTCTCCTGGCACGTCAAGAACGGCTGGCTGTCGCGTGCCACGCAGGGCTGGCGGGTGCACAGCGTCGGCACGTTCAAGGGCGGCGGCCACGACTACGTGATGACCGTCCTCACGCACGGCAACAGCACCATGAACTACGGCATCGCGACCATCCAGGGCGTCGCCAAGGTCGTCCACAAGGATCTGGCCGCCTCCTGA
- a CDS encoding thiamine pyrophosphate-binding protein, protein MTHDHDLVLRPTAAQTEAALNPPPGRTGGDLVVETLAGLGATTVFGLPGQHALAVFDALRRSSLRYVGLRMENNAGFAADAYGRITGEAAPLLLSTGPGALTSLAALHEAAAASAPVLAICSQVPTAGLGGGRRGHLHELPDQAASFRGVVKSVHQARTASQIPSAIEAAWKSALTVPHGPVWVEIPQDVLLARTSIPVVTGGDAFPDDLPPRPELTALAADLLSRAERPAIIAGGGVVRADASGKLRQLAERLDAPVVTTPGGKGAFPWTHPLSLRSWLEDRHTTDFLEDADVLLVVGSGLGELSSNYHTFTPRGRVVQIEADLGKLESNHPALGIHADARLALQALLETVETRQDETAPGRVRDLLAKVADRIAAQDLTLEQEVLASVRRALPADSPSFWDMTILAYWAWSAFDAKGPNRLHSAQGAGGLGYAFPAALGAAVADPTRPVLAVSGDGGALYSVAELATARQHDLNVTWLIVDDGGYGILREYMTDSFGAATGTELTRPDFAALAESFGVPGVRTSPRALAADLAKALSEPGPSVVVLPAVLRMFAPTHTGTGDGR, encoded by the coding sequence GTGACTCACGACCACGACCTGGTGCTCCGCCCGACCGCCGCGCAGACGGAGGCCGCACTGAACCCTCCCCCCGGCCGCACCGGCGGAGACCTGGTCGTGGAGACCCTGGCCGGGCTCGGCGCGACGACGGTGTTCGGGCTGCCCGGCCAGCACGCGCTCGCCGTCTTCGACGCCCTGCGCCGCTCCTCGCTGCGTTATGTCGGCCTGCGGATGGAGAACAACGCGGGCTTCGCGGCGGACGCGTACGGCAGGATCACCGGGGAGGCCGCGCCGCTGCTGCTGTCGACCGGCCCGGGCGCCCTCACCTCCCTCGCCGCCCTGCACGAGGCCGCGGCGGCCTCCGCCCCGGTCCTGGCGATCTGCAGCCAGGTCCCGACGGCGGGGCTGGGCGGCGGCCGGCGCGGTCATCTGCACGAACTCCCGGACCAGGCGGCCTCGTTCAGGGGTGTCGTGAAGTCCGTCCACCAGGCCCGCACCGCGTCGCAGATCCCTTCGGCGATCGAGGCGGCCTGGAAGTCCGCGCTGACGGTCCCGCACGGCCCGGTGTGGGTGGAGATCCCGCAGGACGTGCTGCTGGCGCGGACGTCGATCCCGGTCGTGACGGGCGGCGACGCGTTCCCCGACGACCTGCCGCCGCGCCCCGAACTGACGGCCCTGGCCGCCGACCTGCTGTCGCGTGCCGAGCGCCCGGCGATCATCGCCGGCGGGGGAGTGGTCCGGGCGGACGCGTCGGGCAAGCTGCGGCAGCTCGCGGAGCGGCTCGACGCGCCCGTCGTCACCACCCCCGGCGGCAAGGGCGCGTTCCCCTGGACGCACCCCCTCTCCCTGCGGTCCTGGCTGGAGGACCGGCACACCACGGACTTCCTGGAGGACGCGGACGTCCTGCTGGTGGTCGGCTCGGGTCTCGGCGAACTGTCGTCGAACTACCACACGTTCACGCCCCGCGGCCGCGTCGTCCAGATCGAGGCGGACCTCGGCAAACTGGAGTCCAACCACCCGGCGCTGGGCATCCACGCGGACGCCCGCCTCGCGTTGCAGGCGCTCCTGGAGACGGTGGAGACGCGGCAGGACGAGACCGCGCCCGGCCGGGTGCGGGACCTGCTCGCGAAGGTCGCCGACCGTATCGCCGCCCAGGACCTCACCCTGGAACAGGAAGTGCTGGCGTCGGTGCGCAGGGCGCTCCCGGCCGACTCCCCGTCCTTCTGGGACATGACGATCCTCGCCTACTGGGCCTGGTCGGCCTTCGACGCCAAGGGTCCCAACCGCCTGCACTCCGCGCAGGGCGCCGGCGGCCTCGGCTATGCCTTCCCCGCGGCGCTGGGCGCGGCGGTGGCCGACCCGACCCGACCGGTGCTGGCGGTGTCCGGCGACGGCGGCGCCCTGTACTCGGTCGCCGAGCTGGCCACGGCCCGCCAGCACGACCTGAACGTCACCTGGCTGATCGTCGACGACGGCGGCTACGGCATCCTGCGCGAGTACATGACGGACTCCTTCGGCGCGGCCACCGGCACCGAGCTGACCCGCCCCGACTTCGCGGCGCTGGCGGAGTCCTTCGGCGTGCCGGGCGTGCGGACGTCCCCGCGGGCCCTGGCGGCGGACCTGGCGAAGGCGCTGTCCGAACCCGGCCCGTCGGTGGTCGTGCTCCCGGCGGTGCTGCGCATGTTCGCGCCGACGCACACCGGGACCGGCGACGGCCGTTGA
- a CDS encoding ABC transporter ATP-binding protein: MSEQRGWARRLAGYARRHPADVALALGSSLLGMAVMALVPLVTKVIIDDVIGDHSRDMAPWAGALLGAAVLVYVSTYVRRYYGGRLALDVQHDLRTDMFETITRLDGRRQDELSTGQVVGRATSDLQLIQGLLFMLPMTIGNLLLFLISLVIMAWLSLPLTLVALAVAPALAYIAGRSRTKLHPATWYAQAQAAAVAGVVDGAVSGVRVVKGFGQEDQETGKLREVGRRLFAGRLRTIRLNAAYTPALQAVPALGQVAMLALGGWLAVRGHITLGTFVAFSTYLAQLVGPVRMLAVVLTVGQQARAGTERVLELIDTEPSMRDGSKVLPADAPATVEFDDVSFGYDPERPVLDGLSFEIRPGETVAVVGSSGSGKSTVSLLLPRFYDVTRGAVLIGGHDVRELTLDSLRAAIGLVPEDSFLFSDTIRANIAYGRPDATQEQIEAAARAAQADRFVAELPAGYDTKVGEHGLTLSGGQRQRVALARAILSDPRLLVLDDATSAVDAAVEHEIHEALGQVMQGRTTLLIAHRRSTLGLADRIAVLDAGRLADIGTHEELQERSALYRRLLTDPDELGGVSPGHTRPAAPGEDTSVRDELDAEFDAERGVTPRLWTGDREPKDTALSGTPATPELLAQVEALPPAADTPGVDERRAVRPEASYGLRRLLHGFGAPLLVSLVLVAADAGMGLLLPVMIRHGIDQGVSRAALGAVWTASLLALLAVVAQWAAQTGEIRMTGRTGERVLYTLRLKIFAQLQRLGLDYYERELTGRIMTRMTTDVDALSTFLQTGLVTAFVSVVTFFGIMVALLVIDVQLALVVFATLPPLIIATYFFRRASVKAYELARERVSTVNADLQESVSGLRIVQAFRRERDGAARFAERSDSYRRARIRGQWLISVYFPFVQLLSSVAAAAVLIAGAGRVDAATLTTGALVAYLLYIDLFFAPVQQLSQVFDGYQQATVSLGRIQELLREPTSTRSAEQPHEVRSLGGEIAFEDVRFRYGTEEEALTGIDLRIPAGQTVAFVGETGAGKSTLVKLVARFYDPTSGRVTVDGRDLRSLDLTSYRHRLGVVPQEAYLFPGTVRDAIAYGRPDASDAEVEAAARAVGAHEMIATLDGGYLHEVAERGRNLSAGQRQLIALARAELVDPDVLLLDEATAALDLATEAQVNQATDRLTGRRTTLVVAHRLTTAARADRVVVMDHGRVVEDGTHDELLALDGRYARLWRTFVGAAEPEEPVSASR; encoded by the coding sequence GTGAGTGAGCAACGGGGATGGGCACGACGGCTGGCGGGCTACGCCCGGCGCCACCCTGCGGACGTCGCCCTGGCCCTCGGCTCCTCGCTGCTCGGCATGGCCGTGATGGCGCTGGTCCCGCTGGTCACCAAGGTGATCATCGACGACGTCATCGGCGACCACTCCCGTGACATGGCCCCCTGGGCGGGAGCCCTCCTCGGCGCCGCCGTCCTCGTCTACGTCTCCACCTACGTCCGCCGCTACTACGGCGGCCGTCTCGCCCTGGACGTCCAGCACGACCTGCGGACCGACATGTTCGAGACGATCACCCGGCTCGACGGCCGACGCCAGGACGAGCTGTCCACCGGCCAGGTCGTCGGCCGCGCGACCAGCGACCTCCAGCTGATCCAGGGCCTGCTGTTCATGCTCCCGATGACGATCGGGAACCTGCTGCTGTTCCTGATCTCCCTGGTGATCATGGCGTGGCTGTCGCTTCCGCTCACCCTGGTCGCCCTCGCGGTGGCGCCCGCCCTCGCGTACATCGCGGGGCGCAGCCGGACCAAGCTCCACCCCGCCACCTGGTACGCCCAGGCCCAGGCGGCGGCCGTGGCGGGCGTGGTCGACGGCGCCGTCAGCGGCGTACGCGTGGTGAAGGGGTTCGGGCAGGAGGACCAGGAGACCGGGAAGCTCCGCGAGGTGGGCCGCCGGCTCTTCGCCGGGCGGCTGCGCACGATCCGCCTGAACGCCGCCTACACCCCCGCCCTGCAGGCCGTGCCCGCCCTCGGCCAGGTCGCCATGCTGGCGCTCGGCGGCTGGCTGGCCGTGCGCGGCCACATCACCCTCGGCACCTTCGTCGCCTTCTCCACCTACCTGGCCCAGCTCGTCGGCCCGGTCCGGATGCTGGCCGTGGTCCTCACCGTCGGCCAGCAGGCCCGCGCCGGCACCGAGCGCGTCCTGGAGCTCATCGACACCGAGCCGTCGATGCGGGACGGCTCCAAGGTGCTCCCCGCGGACGCCCCGGCGACCGTCGAGTTCGACGACGTCTCCTTCGGCTACGACCCCGAACGTCCCGTCCTCGACGGCCTCAGTTTCGAGATCCGCCCCGGCGAGACCGTCGCCGTCGTCGGCTCCTCCGGCTCCGGCAAGTCCACGGTCTCGCTGCTGCTGCCCCGCTTCTACGACGTCACCCGGGGCGCGGTCCTCATCGGCGGCCACGACGTGCGCGAGCTCACCCTCGACTCGCTGCGGGCCGCGATCGGACTGGTCCCCGAGGACTCCTTCCTCTTCTCCGACACCATCCGCGCCAACATCGCCTACGGCCGCCCCGACGCCACCCAGGAGCAGATCGAGGCGGCCGCCCGCGCCGCCCAGGCCGACCGGTTCGTCGCCGAGCTGCCGGCCGGGTACGACACCAAGGTCGGTGAGCACGGCCTCACCCTCTCCGGCGGCCAGCGCCAGCGCGTCGCGCTCGCCCGCGCGATCCTCTCCGACCCGCGCCTGCTGGTCCTCGACGACGCCACCTCCGCCGTGGACGCGGCCGTCGAGCACGAGATCCACGAGGCGCTGGGGCAGGTCATGCAGGGCCGCACCACACTGCTGATCGCCCACCGCCGCTCCACCCTGGGCCTCGCCGACCGCATCGCCGTCCTCGACGCCGGCCGTCTCGCCGACATCGGCACCCACGAGGAGCTCCAGGAGCGCTCCGCGCTCTACCGCAGGCTGCTCACCGACCCCGACGAACTCGGCGGCGTCTCGCCCGGCCACACCCGGCCGGCCGCCCCCGGCGAGGACACCTCCGTCCGCGACGAGCTGGACGCCGAGTTCGACGCCGAGCGCGGGGTCACCCCCCGGCTGTGGACCGGCGACCGTGAGCCGAAGGACACGGCGCTGTCCGGAACGCCCGCCACGCCCGAGCTCCTCGCCCAGGTCGAGGCGCTTCCCCCGGCCGCCGACACCCCCGGCGTCGACGAACGGCGGGCGGTCCGGCCGGAGGCGTCGTACGGCCTGCGCAGGCTGCTGCACGGCTTCGGCGCGCCGCTCCTGGTCAGCCTCGTCCTGGTCGCCGCCGACGCCGGCATGGGCCTGCTGCTGCCGGTGATGATCCGGCACGGCATCGACCAGGGCGTGTCCCGGGCGGCGCTGGGCGCCGTCTGGACGGCCTCCCTGCTCGCCCTGCTGGCCGTGGTGGCGCAGTGGGCCGCGCAGACCGGTGAGATCCGGATGACCGGACGCACCGGCGAACGCGTCCTCTACACGCTCAGGCTGAAGATCTTCGCCCAGCTCCAGCGGCTCGGCCTCGACTACTACGAGCGTGAGCTGACCGGCCGGATCATGACGAGGATGACGACGGACGTCGACGCCCTGTCCACTTTCCTGCAGACCGGCCTGGTCACCGCCTTCGTCTCGGTCGTCACCTTCTTCGGCATCATGGTCGCGCTGCTGGTGATCGACGTGCAGCTGGCGCTGGTCGTCTTCGCGACGCTGCCGCCGCTGATCATCGCCACCTACTTCTTCCGCAGGGCCAGCGTGAAGGCGTACGAACTGGCCCGCGAGCGGGTCTCGACGGTCAACGCCGACCTCCAGGAGTCGGTGTCCGGGCTGCGGATCGTGCAGGCCTTCCGGCGCGAGCGGGACGGCGCGGCACGGTTCGCGGAGCGCTCCGACAGCTACCGCCGCGCGCGCATCCGGGGCCAGTGGCTGATCTCGGTCTACTTCCCGTTCGTGCAGCTGCTGTCCTCGGTCGCGGCGGCGGCCGTGCTGATCGCGGGCGCGGGGCGGGTCGACGCGGCGACCCTCACCACCGGCGCGCTGGTGGCCTACCTGCTCTACATCGACCTGTTCTTCGCCCCCGTGCAGCAGCTCTCGCAGGTCTTCGACGGCTACCAGCAGGCGACCGTCTCGCTGGGCCGCATCCAGGAACTGCTCCGCGAGCCGACGTCCACCCGGTCCGCCGAACAGCCGCACGAGGTGCGCTCGCTCGGCGGCGAGATCGCCTTCGAGGACGTCCGCTTCCGCTACGGCACGGAGGAGGAGGCCCTCACCGGGATCGACCTGCGCATCCCGGCCGGCCAGACCGTCGCGTTCGTCGGCGAGACCGGTGCCGGGAAGTCGACCCTGGTCAAGCTGGTGGCCCGGTTCTACGACCCCACGAGCGGCCGGGTCACGGTGGACGGCCGGGACCTGCGCTCCCTCGACCTGACCTCGTACCGCCACCGGCTGGGCGTCGTGCCGCAGGAGGCGTACCTGTTCCCCGGCACCGTCCGCGACGCGATCGCCTACGGCCGGCCGGACGCCTCCGACGCCGAGGTGGAGGCGGCGGCGCGGGCGGTCGGCGCGCACGAGATGATCGCCACGCTCGACGGCGGCTACCTCCACGAGGTCGCCGAGCGCGGCCGCAACCTCTCCGCCGGACAGCGCCAGTTGATCGCGCTGGCCCGCGCCGAACTCGTCGACCCGGACGTCCTGCTCCTCGACGAGGCCACGGCCGCCCTCGACCTGGCGACGGAGGCCCAGGTCAACCAGGCCACCGACCGTCTGACGGGCCGCCGCACCACGCTCGTGGTCGCCCACCGGCTGACCACCGCGGCCCGCGCGGACCGGGTGGTGGTCATGGACCACGGCCGGGTCGTCGAGGACGGCACGCACGACGAGCTCCTCGCCCTGGACGGACGCTACGCGCGCCTGTGGCGCACCTTCGTCGGTGCGGCCGAGCCCGAGGAGCCGGTGAGCGCGTCGCGGTGA
- a CDS encoding DinB family protein, producing MSEAPGPPGTHLGPGAHLGPGAHLGPGPVTADDVRDAVRAAAAVLRGAREADWDVRAGSLEWSCWETVEHLADDLFAYAAQLGPEQPPSDREVPFVWSPRRPGGPANVVFADRGAGAAGLVQVLEASGALLTAVVRTAAPDVRSHHVFGASDPEGFAAMGVVETLVHLHDVAEGLGVRWEPDAGLCERVLARLFPDAPAGAGPWPTLLWATGRGEIPGRARLTRWRWHGAPREAAEKG from the coding sequence ATGTCTGAAGCACCCGGACCACCCGGCACCCACCTCGGTCCCGGCGCCCACCTCGGTCCCGGCGCCCACCTCGGTCCCGGCCCTGTCACCGCCGACGACGTGCGGGACGCGGTCCGGGCGGCGGCGGCCGTACTGCGCGGGGCTCGGGAGGCCGACTGGGACGTCAGGGCCGGTTCCCTGGAGTGGAGTTGCTGGGAGACCGTCGAGCACCTCGCCGACGATCTCTTCGCCTATGCCGCCCAACTGGGCCCCGAGCAGCCGCCGTCGGACCGGGAGGTGCCCTTCGTCTGGAGCCCCAGGAGGCCCGGCGGACCGGCCAACGTCGTCTTCGCCGACCGCGGGGCCGGTGCGGCCGGGCTGGTGCAGGTGCTGGAGGCGAGCGGCGCCCTGTTGACGGCCGTGGTGCGCACCGCCGCGCCCGACGTCAGGTCGCACCATGTCTTCGGCGCCTCCGACCCCGAGGGCTTCGCCGCCATGGGCGTCGTCGAGACGCTGGTGCACCTGCACGACGTCGCCGAGGGGCTCGGGGTGCGGTGGGAGCCGGACGCCGGGCTGTGCGAACGGGTGCTGGCGCGGTTGTTCCCGGACGCCCCGGCCGGCGCCGGCCCGTGGCCCACCCTGCTGTGGGCGACCGGCCGGGGCGAGATCCCCGGGCGCGCCCGTCTCACCCGGTGGCGCTGGCACGGTGCTCCCCGCGAGGCCGCCGAAAAGGGCTGA
- a CDS encoding endonuclease I family protein, producing MLATRINRWKSVALATTAVLVGLTAPALTASPAAATTTAYDSTYYKNAVGKTGTSLKSSLHTIISANVSKISYSAVWNALKVTDQDPNNSSNVILLYSGVSRSKSLNGGDVGDWNREHVWAKSHGDFGEVTGPGTDLHHLRPADVTVNSIRGNKDFDNGGSTVSGGGGSLTDSDSFEPRDADKGDVARMILYMAVRYDGGDGFADLEPNEKVNNGSNPYIGKLSVLKQWNDEDPPSAFEEKRNQTIYDTYQHNRNPFIDHPEWVEAIW from the coding sequence ATGCTGGCGACACGCATAAACCGATGGAAGTCGGTGGCGCTTGCCACCACGGCCGTCCTGGTCGGCCTCACCGCCCCCGCGCTCACCGCGTCCCCCGCCGCGGCGACCACGACGGCGTACGACTCGACGTACTACAAGAACGCGGTCGGCAAGACCGGCACGAGCCTGAAGTCCTCGCTGCACACGATCATCAGCGCCAATGTCTCGAAGATCTCGTACTCCGCGGTCTGGAACGCCCTGAAGGTCACCGACCAGGACCCGAACAACAGCAGCAACGTGATCCTGCTGTACAGCGGCGTCTCACGCAGCAAGTCCCTCAACGGCGGCGACGTCGGCGACTGGAACCGCGAGCACGTCTGGGCCAAGTCGCACGGCGACTTCGGCGAGGTGACCGGTCCCGGCACGGACCTGCACCACCTGCGTCCCGCGGACGTGACGGTCAACAGCATCCGCGGCAACAAGGACTTCGACAACGGCGGCAGCACCGTCTCGGGCGGCGGCGGCAGCCTCACCGACTCCGACTCCTTCGAGCCGCGTGACGCCGACAAGGGCGACGTGGCCCGCATGATCCTCTACATGGCGGTCCGCTACGACGGCGGCGACGGCTTCGCCGACCTGGAGCCCAACGAGAAGGTCAACAACGGCAGCAACCCGTACATCGGCAAGCTCTCCGTGCTCAAGCAGTGGAACGACGAGGACCCGCCGAGCGCCTTCGAGGAGAAGCGCAACCAGACCATCTACGACACCTACCAGCACAACCGCAACCCGTTCATCGACCACCCGGAGTGGGTCGAGGCGATCTGGTAG